GCATACATCATTTTGTAAATCTCCAGGCAAATAATGGGACACCAATCATAAACATAATAGTAAATAGCCGCCACGACATACGCTAGTCCGCTCCTACGGCTGCTCCGCTCGCCAACGAGGGGCTCGAGCAAGGCCGCGCCGACAGAGGGCTAGTACCTGAGCAGGGAAGCAAGGTTGTGCCGCTTCCGTTCCTGCTTCGACCTTGTCGCCACGCTCCTGTTTTCGTCCCTCGCGGGAGCTTGCCCACCAAGTCTCTTCCTCATCGACAACGCCACCAGAGCACCGAAGCTCACGCTCTCTTCCAAGCTTGCCGATCGACCACAGTGAGCTCACACTCTCTTCCTCCGCTTTCTCCCACCCTTTTCcgtgaccacatccaacacacctCATCCGTGGGGAGCATGCCCGCCATGGCCGACGACATGGACGCTTTTCCTCGAGCGCGCACCCTCCGCCCATCCTCCTGCAGTTTCAGTGAAAAAAATTTAGGTTTAGATTAACATGAATCTTCATTGTCAGATGTAAACGCACTATATGCACGAAACCGGTTGAAAGTGCTACAACTCTACAATACCAACCTATTACAGCAAAAAGGACAGTTTTTTTTCTTCTTCGAAGGTTATTTGATGAAGTTTTGCTTTCAAAAGCTGCACTGCCTTCTTTTTTAGTGCTGCAACACATACCAGACATTGTAAACCATGCAGCACTGGTGAAGTCTGAAATAAAGAATAGATAACTTCCTAATACGCAGTTATAAACTCAAGTTATACTCAATGCAACAGAAGAAAAAAACAAGGAAGAAACTTTCAGTTCCTCCAACACCATGAAAAAAATAACAGAGAACAGATAATCCACATATCAAAAGAGCAGTTAGGATAATCCACATAAACGCGAGCAACAGCGTAAATTCTTC
This region of Lolium perenne isolate Kyuss_39 chromosome 2, Kyuss_2.0, whole genome shotgun sequence genomic DNA includes:
- the LOC127333500 gene encoding cyclin-T1-4 — translated: MVSALTDGSFRYLSKEEIERGSPSRQDDMGVGKEAQLQATYCSFIRDVGLRVRLTKKEGSAAFESKTSSNNLRRRKKTVLFAVIGGWAEGARSRKSVHVVGHGGHAPHG